Proteins from a single region of Oncorhynchus keta strain PuntledgeMale-10-30-2019 chromosome 20, Oket_V2, whole genome shotgun sequence:
- the LOC118399162 gene encoding probable C-mannosyltransferase DPY19L4, translating to MSWNCCESLDMAELRCRKTVVKEGEEEEHQQCESEPCSENFTMDKVSLKEKCSEDTDGATCGVQEKEKEDEEEKDEVKKEEADSQKPSPVKRNRTACRSVMLQSLVKLFFGCLAAVTCGMMYAVYLYTYHERKFWFSSRQELEREITFQGGSGLYYYYYKHMLTAPSFERGIYELMRDNRTVSGQTINAVERLSLYPELITSLLYRITGSQDVIEPVYFYIGVVFGLQAVYVTALFVSSWVMSGTCVAGILAVAWYVINRPDTTKVDYAIPLRDNWALPYFSCQVAALTGFLSNNINSASEMFCYLLMSATTFTFILVWEHSHYVLFIQGLALFLLDSFDLVPSRKMADIHKVYLSSLFLAYVLQFQNPALLSSPLLSLLISSVLARYFQQNMKMGPLVARLMKLFLHFYLCFTTGITFSYVAKRLMPVRESDFILKFLEVKFGLNTTTDFVTNRLLCQECFQTPSQDFFLRLTQASVLPFYLLVLLICLISTLQTIYRRLSGEPMKMNLRLEDGRIGEQPEVIYHVFHTMLFGALAMVFEGMKYLWTPYVCMFTAFGVCSPELWVTLFRWLRLKSIHPVVLALILSTAVPTIIGFSLWREYFPRVIAELSELQEFYDPDTVELMNWIKTHAPMAAVFAGSPQLLGSVKLCSGWTVTSLPLYSDIDLLRRSEDTYQVYAMRSAEDVYKILSLHKTSYVIIEESLCNELSHTKGCRIKDLLDIANSHVVYDKGEMYSFSKHGRFCHEIKMNYSPYTNYFSRVFWNRSYHVYKVNSVISFQY from the exons ATGTCATGGAATTGCTGTGAATCTCTG GATATGGCAGAGTTGAGATGCCGGAAAACAGTGgtaaaggagggagaagaggaggaacacCAGCAATGTGAATCTGAACCTTGCTCAGAGAATTTTACAA TGGACAAGGTTAGTCTGAAGGAGAAGTGTTCAGAGGACACCGATGGAGCTACCTGTGGGGttcaggagaaagagaaggaagatgaagaggagaaggaTGAAGTTAAAAAGGAGGAGGCAGACAGTCAGAAGCCCTCTCCTGTCAAAAGAAACCGGACCGCCTGCAGAT CGGTTATGCTTCAGAGTCTAGTGAAGCTGTTCTTCGGATGCCTGGCAGCAGTTACATGTGGCATGATGTATGCAGTGTATCTCTACACCTACCACGAGAGGAAGTTCTGGTTTTCTAGCAGACAG GAGCTGGAACGGGAAATCACCTTCCAGGGTGGCAGTGGactctactattactactacaaaCACATGTTGACAGCACCCTCCTTTGAAAGAG GGATATACGAGCTGATGAGAGACAACCGGACTGTGTCTGGTCAGACCATCAACGCAGTGGAACGCCTGTCTCTGTACCCAGAGCTTATTACTAGCCTGCTCTATAGAATCACAGGAAGCCAG GATGTAATAGAGCCAGTATACTTCTACATCGGGGTGGTGTTTGGCCTCCAGGCTGTCTACGTCACTGCCCTCTTCGTGTCCAGTTGGGTGATGAGTGGCACGTGCGTGGCTGGCATACTGGCTGTGGCCTGGTATGTTATCAACCG ACCAGACACAACCAAAGTGGACTATGCCATTCCACTGCGGGACAACTGGGCCTTGCCTTACTTCTCTTGCCAAGTTGCAGCCTTAACAGGATTCCTGAGTAATAACATTAACTCAGCCTCAGAG ATGTTCTGTTACCTCCTGATGAGTGCCACCACCTTCACCTTCATCCTGGTGTGGGAGCACAGCCACTACGTGCTCTTCATCCAGGGCCTGGCCCTGTTCCTGCTCGACTCCTTTGACCTGGTGCCGTCCCGCAAG ATGGCTGACATTCACAAGGTGTACCTGAGCTCTCTCTTCCTGGCCTACGTCCTCCAATTCCAGAACCCAGCCCTGCTCAGCTCTCCTTTGCTCAGCCTCCTCATCAGCTCAGTGCTAGCGAGGTACTTCCAG CAAAACATGAAGATGGGCCCCCTAGTGGCCAGACTGATGAAGCTCTTTCTGCATTTCTACCTTTGCTTCACCACCGGGATCACCTTCAGCTATGTGGCCAAG CGACTAATGCCAGTCAGAGAGAGTGATTTCATTTTGAAATTTCTTGAGGTGAAATTCGGACTCAACACAACAAC AGACTTTGTGACTAACCGGCTCCTGTGTCAAGAATGCTTCCAGACCCCCAGTCAGGACTTTTTCCTGCGGCTGACCCAAGCATCAGTCCTGCCTTTTTATCTACTGGTCCTCCTTATCTGTCTCATATCAACACTGCAGACCATCTACAGGAGGCTCAG TGGTGAGCCAATGAAAATGAACCTCAGACTCGAAGATGGACGAATAGGAGAGCAACCCGAGGTCATCTACCACGTTTTCCACACAATGCTGTTCGGGGCTCTGGCTATGGTCTTTGAGGG GATGAAGTATTTGTGGACCCCATACGTCTGCATGTTCACAGCGTTTGGCGTGTGTTCTCCAGAGCTCTGGGTGACTTTGTTCAGGTGGCTGAGGCTGAAGTCCATCCACCCTGTGGTACTG GCATTGATATTGAGCACAGCAGTTCCAACCATCATTGGATTCAGTTTATGGAGAGAG TACTTTCCCCGTGTCATAGCAGAACTATCAGAGCTGCAGGAATTCTATGACCCAGACACAGTCGAGCTGATGAACTGGATAAA gACCCATGCCCCGATGGCAGCAGTGTTTGCGGGCAGCCCACAGCTGTTGGGTTCGGTGAAGCTGTGCTCAGGTTGGACTGTGACCAGTCTGCCTCTCTACTCAGACATTGACCTGCTGAGGAGGAGTGAGGAT ACATACCAGGTGTATGCAATGAGGTCTGCGGAAGATGTCTACAAGATTCTGTCTTTGCACAAGACGAGCTACGTGATTATTGAAGAGTCGCTGTGCAACGAGTTGAGTCATACCAAGGGCTGCAGGATCAAAGACCTGCTGGATATCGCCAACAGCCAT GTGGTGTATGACAAAGGCGAGATGTACTCTTTCTCCAAACACGGGCGATTCTGTCATGAGATAAAGATGAACTACTCGCCCTACACAAACTACTTCTCAAGGGTTTTCTGGAACAGGTCCTATCACGTCTACAAAGTCAACTCTGTCATCTCCTTCCAGTACTGA